One window of the Rhizobiaceae bacterium genome contains the following:
- the cysT gene encoding sulfate ABC transporter permease subunit CysT, whose product MSTAAATRGGWAFRKPSVIPGFGLTLGFTIVYLTLIILIPLAGIAWRSADLGWNDFWAIASDPRVIKALQISFGASLAAAIVNTVFGMIVAWVLVRYRFPGRRILDAAVDLPFALPTAVAGISLAAIYAPNGLIGQFLAPLGIKVAFTPLGIVVALIFIGLPFVVRTVQPVMEEIDREVEEAAATLGASRFQTVFRIILPGLAPAMLTGFALAFARAVGEYGSVIFIAGNIPYVSEIAPLLIVIKLEEFNYAGATAIAAVMLVLSFVMLFLINLIQAWSRRRYGYGA is encoded by the coding sequence ATGAGTACGGCCGCCGCCACGCGCGGGGGCTGGGCGTTCAGGAAGCCGAGCGTCATCCCGGGTTTCGGGCTGACGCTCGGCTTCACGATCGTCTACCTCACGCTGATCATCCTCATTCCCCTTGCCGGCATCGCGTGGCGCTCGGCCGATCTCGGCTGGAACGATTTCTGGGCAATCGCCAGCGATCCGCGTGTGATCAAGGCGCTGCAGATCAGCTTCGGGGCCTCGCTGGCGGCCGCCATCGTAAACACCGTCTTCGGCATGATCGTCGCATGGGTCCTCGTGCGCTACCGCTTTCCCGGCCGGCGCATCCTCGATGCGGCGGTCGACCTCCCCTTTGCCCTTCCGACAGCGGTGGCGGGCATCTCGCTCGCCGCCATCTATGCGCCGAATGGCTTGATCGGGCAGTTCCTCGCGCCCCTCGGCATCAAGGTCGCGTTCACGCCGCTCGGCATCGTCGTCGCGTTGATCTTCATCGGATTGCCGTTCGTCGTGCGCACCGTGCAGCCGGTCATGGAGGAGATCGATCGTGAGGTCGAGGAGGCTGCCGCCACGCTCGGCGCAAGCCGCTTCCAGACCGTCTTCCGCATCATCCTGCCGGGGCTTGCGCCGGCGATGCTGACCGGTTTCGCGCTGGCCTTCGCCCGCGCGGTCGGAGAGTACGGCTCGGTGATCTTCATCGCGGGCAATATCCCCTATGTCTCGGAGATCGCGCCGCTGCTCATCGTCATCAAGCTGGAGGAGTTCAATTATGCCGGGGCGACCGCGATCGCCGCGGTCATGCTGGTGCTCTCCTTCGTCATGCTCTTCCTGATCAACCTCATCCAGGCCTGGAGCCGCAGGAGGTACGGCTATGGCGCTTGA